A single Plasmodium yoelii strain 17X genome assembly, chromosome: 10 DNA region contains:
- a CDS encoding PIR protein, whose protein sequence is MNKEVCKRFKNVWNAFPDTLDNSKNYQFNDFVLLNNNCNHNKFSNNSCNNNDFQSDLDRISAGCLYLLDEFIKDCGLLPPPARNNTNIVDYILIWLRYMLNLNKTIKNNNINDFYNAYINNCDKYKVQISELNDYDYGNYKELIDTKKYLFNMDDHIISNFYKAFKLLCELDDDEDGDGDDDENKDCKKYSEDNNEFFKKYKELENDSDITGNNSYKQLLLNLSKDYDNLKKECTDAQERKLKADTDTNKQQYPIEGTEHIGETGEISEDTSSSSSIASKLIPVLLIFTAIPIFLGIVYKYSLFGFRKRFKKQQIREKIKNIKKRMNH, encoded by the exons atgaataaggaagtg TGTAAAAGGTTCAAGAATGTATGGAATGCTTTTCCCGATACATTGGACAATAGTAAAAATTATCAATTTAATGATTTTGTgcttttaaataataattgtaatcataataaattttcaaataattcttgtaataataatgattttcAAAGTGATTTGGATAGAATAagtgctggatgtttatatttgttggatGAATTCATTAAGGATTGTGGTTTGCTTCCCCCCCCTGCAAGAAATAACACCAATATTGTTGATTACattttgatatggttaaggTATATGTTAAATCTgaacaaaactataaaaaacaacaatataaatgatttttataatgcatacataaataattgtGATAAGTATAAGGTGCAAATAAGTGAATTAAATGATTATGATTATGGTAATTATAAGGAACTTATAGATACAAAAAAGTATTTGTTTAATATGGATGATCATattatatctaatttttataaagcatttaaattattatgtgaacttgatgatgatgaagatGGTGATGgtgatgatgatgaaaataaagattGTAAGAAATATTCGgaagataataatgaattttttaaaaaatataaagaacttGAGAACGATTCTGATATTACTGgaaataattcatataaacAACTATTGTTAAATTTATCAAaagattatgataatttaaaaaaagaatgtACAGATGCTCAAGAAAGGAAACTTAAAGCCGATACAGATACAAATAAACAACAATATCCTATAGAAGGTACTGAACATATTGGAGAAACTGGAGAAATTTCTGAAGatacatcatcaagttcgtcgatagcaagcaaattaattccagttttattgatatttactgcaataccaattttcttgggaattgtttataag tattcgttatttggatttcggaaacgatttaaaaaacaacaaataagagaaaaaataaaaaatataaagaagagaatgaatcattaa